The window AAGTAAAACAGACATCGAAATCGGTGAATTGACACCGTTCTTCAAAGATGCTTTTCATTACTGTGTAGAGTCTGACGAAGAAGCATGGCAATCGAGAACATTGACACGGACCGAAGAGTCATTCGTCATTCCTTCCGGAGAAGAAAAGACGTTTGACGTCATCAAGGTGCCATTGTTCCATAGGAGTGGGAAGAGAAAAGCATTGGTGACAATCGGAAGGGACATTTCGCAGCAAAAAAGCGCTGAAGCTATGCTGCTTAAGAAAGAAAAACTGTCCGTAGTGGGAGAGATTGCAGCAGGCATTGCGCATGAGATCAGGAACCCGCTCACAAGTCTGAGGGGTTTCATCCAATTAATGTATGAAACAAAGAGTGTGACAAAGGATTATTTGGAAATCATGTCTTCTGAAATCGATCGGATCAATCAAATTGTCAGTGAGCTGTTAGTCTTGGCTAAACCACAAAGCAAATCAAACGCTTTGTTTAACTTTCATGACGCACTGGATTATGTGCTGAATGTGATGAGGCACGAAGCGATGCTGAAGGGGATTGAATTAAAGCTCGAATCCAGCCAGGATGCACAAATTTTTGGCGATAAGAATCAAATCATCCAAGTGTTGATCAATATTGTCAAAAATGGCATAGATGCCATGGATAACGGCGGAACGATAGCCATCCAGGAGGAAATCGTCGGTAATGAATTAAAGGTGGTCATCATTGACGAAGGAATCGGCATACCGGAAGATCGGCTGAATCGATTGGGAGAACCTTTCTTTACCTTGAAGGAAAAGGGCATGGGGCTTGGATTGACAATCAGCAACAAAATCATCCATGACCATAAGGGCACTCTCGACATCAACAGCTGTCTGGGAGAAGGAACGACCGTGCAACTCTCACTTCCTGTATCATAAAGTTAATAGGAAAGTCGTAATGAAAGGCGCCTCTGTGCGTCTTTTTTTATTTTCGCAAATATCCCTACATTCTAAAAAATCTTTCAATTTGACTATATTTAAGCTAAAATTGGAAACAGATTGTCAGTATTTAGGGGGATGCAAATGAGAAAAGTACTAGACGTTGCCATACGGTTTGTCCTTTCCTGTACAGGGATTATCCTCATAGGTGCATTGCCGCCTTTTTTAGCTGGGCTGCAGCGGAAAACGCTGGATTGGGGGATTTATTGGGCATCTTTGAAAGAGATAGTATATTCCATCGTTCATGTGCAGGATGTGACCTATATGTACTTGCAGACGGAGAAGCCATTATTCCCTTTTATGCTTGAACCTGTAATGTATTCCTTGTCGGTGATGCTCGGCGCCTTTGTCCTTGCCTGCACGGCCGCTTTATTGATGACCATCATCACGATTTTGTTCAACTACCGCGTAAGAAGGTTCATAAAAATCATTTTCTACATATTTGAGTCGATTCCTGATATTTTGATCATTTTCATTGCCCAACTGTCTGTCATTTTTATCTTTCAAAAAAGCGGCATCCTGCTGATGGACATTGCGGCACTGGATAAACAGAAGATTTACTTGCTTCCGATCGTCTGCCTGTCGATTTTACCGACCGTTCAGCTATTCCGCCTGAGCATGATCGTTTTTGAAGAAGAGTTGAATAAAGACTATGTCCTGTTGGCAAGATCTATCGGATTAAAAAAACTTTTCATTGTCATTGTTCATATTTTCCGGAATGCAGTCATCAGCGTCTTCTTTCAATCCAAGAAGACTGTTTGGTTCATGCTTTCCAATCTATTTATCTTAGAGTATCTATTCAATATGGGGGGAGTCACCCTTTTCATGATGGAAAGCTTAAATCCAAAGATATTCACGATAACGTTGATTGCGTTCTTTATCCCTATATTCATCTTTTATACAGTCGGAGAGTGGCTCATTAAACGAAAAATAACAGGTGGTGAATCAATTTCATGAAAAGTGTATGGAAAAATCCATTTTTCTTGATAGGCTTCATTTTTATTGCCGGGGTATTGATTGCCAGCTTTATTTACTCAGGTATTACCAATGACCATATTCCTAAATATCGATTTATTTATGATGATAATGGGAAGATCATTGGCGGTTCTCCGCAGCCTCCAAGCTGGAAGTCGCCATTCGGCACCGACAAGGGCGGCTATGACA is drawn from Falsibacillus albus and contains these coding sequences:
- a CDS encoding ATP-binding protein; its protein translation is MLTKKKWQLLSCIILILWISQLILGSISYKSSFLTTTYLTLSISSILIAGYMIWSGYQFFMKYQKLEWEEKRLSTLINSMPDFVCFKDGEGRWLKVNQFGIDLYELHGIDYRSKTDIEIGELTPFFKDAFHYCVESDEEAWQSRTLTRTEESFVIPSGEEKTFDVIKVPLFHRSGKRKALVTIGRDISQQKSAEAMLLKKEKLSVVGEIAAGIAHEIRNPLTSLRGFIQLMYETKSVTKDYLEIMSSEIDRINQIVSELLVLAKPQSKSNALFNFHDALDYVLNVMRHEAMLKGIELKLESSQDAQIFGDKNQIIQVLINIVKNGIDAMDNGGTIAIQEEIVGNELKVVIIDEGIGIPEDRLNRLGEPFFTLKEKGMGLGLTISNKIIHDHKGTLDINSCLGEGTTVQLSLPVS
- a CDS encoding ABC transporter permease subunit; the encoded protein is MRKVLDVAIRFVLSCTGIILIGALPPFLAGLQRKTLDWGIYWASLKEIVYSIVHVQDVTYMYLQTEKPLFPFMLEPVMYSLSVMLGAFVLACTAALLMTIITILFNYRVRRFIKIIFYIFESIPDILIIFIAQLSVIFIFQKSGILLMDIAALDKQKIYLLPIVCLSILPTVQLFRLSMIVFEEELNKDYVLLARSIGLKKLFIVIVHIFRNAVISVFFQSKKTVWFMLSNLFILEYLFNMGGVTLFMMESLNPKIFTITLIAFFIPIFIFYTVGEWLIKRKITGGESIS